Proteins encoded together in one Bacteroidia bacterium window:
- the mscL gene encoding large conductance mechanosensitive channel protein MscL produces MSFIKEFREFAMKGNVIDLAVGVIIGGAFGKIVDSMVNDIIMPPIGIFGSKDFTNLYLPLSEKVSAALATNPSLALDEAKKLGPVLAYGNFFTIVLNFTILAFVIFLMIKGINAAKKASEEKEAKEKAATPPPPAPAPPTEVLLAEIRDLLKKSNS; encoded by the coding sequence ATGAGCTTTATTAAAGAATTTAGAGAATTTGCCATGAAAGGCAATGTCATCGACCTGGCTGTCGGTGTTATCATTGGTGGTGCATTTGGAAAAATCGTTGACTCCATGGTAAACGATATCATTATGCCTCCAATTGGAATTTTTGGAAGCAAAGATTTCACCAATTTGTATTTGCCATTAAGCGAAAAAGTATCAGCAGCACTGGCTACTAATCCAAGTTTAGCCTTGGATGAAGCAAAAAAACTCGGTCCGGTTTTAGCTTATGGTAATTTTTTCACCATTGTCCTAAACTTTACCATTTTGGCATTTGTCATTTTCTTAATGATTAAAGGCATAAATGCTGCAAAAAAAGCAAGTGAAGAAAAAGAAGCTAAAGAAAAAGCAGCAACTCCTCCTCCTCCGGCACCTGCTCCTCCAACAGAGGTATTATTAGCAGAAATACGTGATCTTTTGAAAAAATCTAATTCCTAA